One part of the Malus sylvestris chromosome 2, drMalSylv7.2, whole genome shotgun sequence genome encodes these proteins:
- the LOC126586345 gene encoding uncharacterized protein LOC126586345 isoform X1, with translation MEQWVPLFDIFLTSPTPESEASAWLNQSFSASSSSATPITTGSFLSLLMKPLDSIVADDSLPSSSAWPPSTNRVMFIQTLPNMVQSRILSFLGLERQRFCGRDLARLARTVLDGSQQLDFWVQRAARNLLDGMSDSSYEWISGLSLEFEEDEFESLPGCLKDSGAFGELVLPWLPVSPEELNSRTVTGNSENNDESSSQVEEDEDVDMNDVLEEMNIDDPISVHLEPEIQKMAVSLKAQVADFQSTSKTVGLANEIRKLCLDKRGDSLTILDQIEPWLADDETASILLSHLTSGSEEELAWASQVLCSVILPKLLVLEEPASRVLVTATVEYCKLHQRACEYALLFPLILRRDGINNPICDVITRIIKESLHLAHASSFCQKLLCGEKDERRVICLPCHRYLITDKMVWTESLFTLLQSILNHNVHLTQSSVDHIVYQAQQLAEIFSNSLKFGNFLLCLVNKCSPFLKPHKLTLTEVVEQNKTFLARSILGKLAGL, from the exons ATGGAGCAATGGGTCCCACTCTTCGACATCTTCTTGACCTCCCCGACTCCCGAATCCGAAGCTTCTGCGTGGCTAAACCAATCTTTCAGCGCCTCATCGTCATCGGCGACCCCAATTACCACCGGCTCCTTCCTATCGTTGCTGATGAAACCTCTGGACTCGATCGTCGCCGACGATTCTCTTCCCTCGTCTTCGGCTTGGCCTCCAAGCACAAACAG GGTGATGTTTATACAGACTCTGCCGAACATGGTTCAGTCGCGGATTCTTTCGTTTCTGGGTTTGGAGCGTCAGAGGTTTTGCGGTCGGGACTTGGCGAGGCTGGCGAGGACTGTGTTGGATGGAAGTCAGCAGCTTGATTTTTGGGTTCAGAGGGCTGCACGCAATCTGCTCGATGGAATGTCCGATTCAAGTTATGAGTGGATTAGTGGCTTGAGTTTGGAATTCGAGGAGGATGAATTTGAATCCTTGCCGGGTTGTCTTAAGGATTCCGGGGCTTTTGGTGAGTTGGTTCTACCTTGGCTTCCTGTATCGCCTGAGGAATTGAATTCGAGGACAGTAACTGGTAATTCTGAAAACAATGATGAGTCGTCGAGTCAAGTTGAAGAGGATGAAGATGTGGATATGAATGATGTTTTGGAGGAAATGAATATTGATGATCCAATTAGTGTTCATCTTGAGCCTGAAATTCAAAAGATGGCAGTTAGTTTGAAAGCACAGGTTGCGGATTTTCAATCAACTTCTAAAACCGTAGGCTTAGCGAATGAAATTCGCAAACTTTGCTTAGACAAAAGAGGAGATTCTTTGACGATTTTGGATCAGATTGAACCATGGTTAGCTGATGACGAGACTGCTTCAATTCTACTTTCTCATCTAACAAGCGGAAGTGAAGAAGAGCTTGCTTGGGCAAGCCAGGTTCTGTGCTCGGTCATCCTTCCCAAATTGTTGGTACTCGAGGAACCAGCTTCTCGAGTGCTAGTGACTGCAACAGTAGAGTACTGCAAACTCCATCAAAGAGCCTGTGAATATGCACTCTTATTTCCACTGATTCTTCGACGGGATGGCATCAATAATCCCATATGTGATGTGATCACGAGGATCATCAAGGAAAGTTTGCACCTGGCTCATGCTTCTTCTTTCTGTCAGAAGCTCCTGTGCGGAGAAAAAGATGAGAGGAGAGTCATCTGTCTCCCTTGCCACCGATATCTGATAACCGATAAAATGGTATGGACAGAATCATTGTTTACCCTGCTCCAAAGCATTTTGAATCATAATGTTCATTTAACACAGAGTTCAGTTGATCATATTGTTTACCAGGCTCAGCAATTGGCCGAAATATTTTCGAATTCTCTGAAATTTGGGAACTTTTTGTTATGCTTAGTCAACAAATGTTCTCCGTTCTTGAAGCCTCACAAGCTTACATTGACTGAAGTagtcgagcaaaacaaaaccttTTTAGCCAGATCAATATTAGGAAAATTGGCTGGATTGTAG
- the LOC126586345 gene encoding uncharacterized protein LOC126586345 isoform X2: MGPTLRHLLDLPDSRIRSFCVAKPIFQRLIVIGDPNYHRLLPIVADETSGLDRRRRFSSLVFGLASKHKQTLPNMVQSRILSFLGLERQRFCGRDLARLARTVLDGSQQLDFWVQRAARNLLDGMSDSSYEWISGLSLEFEEDEFESLPGCLKDSGAFGELVLPWLPVSPEELNSRTVTGNSENNDESSSQVEEDEDVDMNDVLEEMNIDDPISVHLEPEIQKMAVSLKAQVADFQSTSKTVGLANEIRKLCLDKRGDSLTILDQIEPWLADDETASILLSHLTSGSEEELAWASQVLCSVILPKLLVLEEPASRVLVTATVEYCKLHQRACEYALLFPLILRRDGINNPICDVITRIIKESLHLAHASSFCQKLLCGEKDERRVICLPCHRYLITDKMVWTESLFTLLQSILNHNVHLTQSSVDHIVYQAQQLAEIFSNSLKFGNFLLCLVNKCSPFLKPHKLTLTEVVEQNKTFLARSILGKLAGL, translated from the exons ATGGGTCCCACTCTTCGACATCTTCTTGACCTCCCCGACTCCCGAATCCGAAGCTTCTGCGTGGCTAAACCAATCTTTCAGCGCCTCATCGTCATCGGCGACCCCAATTACCACCGGCTCCTTCCTATCGTTGCTGATGAAACCTCTGGACTCGATCGTCGCCGACGATTCTCTTCCCTCGTCTTCGGCTTGGCCTCCAAGCACAAACAG ACTCTGCCGAACATGGTTCAGTCGCGGATTCTTTCGTTTCTGGGTTTGGAGCGTCAGAGGTTTTGCGGTCGGGACTTGGCGAGGCTGGCGAGGACTGTGTTGGATGGAAGTCAGCAGCTTGATTTTTGGGTTCAGAGGGCTGCACGCAATCTGCTCGATGGAATGTCCGATTCAAGTTATGAGTGGATTAGTGGCTTGAGTTTGGAATTCGAGGAGGATGAATTTGAATCCTTGCCGGGTTGTCTTAAGGATTCCGGGGCTTTTGGTGAGTTGGTTCTACCTTGGCTTCCTGTATCGCCTGAGGAATTGAATTCGAGGACAGTAACTGGTAATTCTGAAAACAATGATGAGTCGTCGAGTCAAGTTGAAGAGGATGAAGATGTGGATATGAATGATGTTTTGGAGGAAATGAATATTGATGATCCAATTAGTGTTCATCTTGAGCCTGAAATTCAAAAGATGGCAGTTAGTTTGAAAGCACAGGTTGCGGATTTTCAATCAACTTCTAAAACCGTAGGCTTAGCGAATGAAATTCGCAAACTTTGCTTAGACAAAAGAGGAGATTCTTTGACGATTTTGGATCAGATTGAACCATGGTTAGCTGATGACGAGACTGCTTCAATTCTACTTTCTCATCTAACAAGCGGAAGTGAAGAAGAGCTTGCTTGGGCAAGCCAGGTTCTGTGCTCGGTCATCCTTCCCAAATTGTTGGTACTCGAGGAACCAGCTTCTCGAGTGCTAGTGACTGCAACAGTAGAGTACTGCAAACTCCATCAAAGAGCCTGTGAATATGCACTCTTATTTCCACTGATTCTTCGACGGGATGGCATCAATAATCCCATATGTGATGTGATCACGAGGATCATCAAGGAAAGTTTGCACCTGGCTCATGCTTCTTCTTTCTGTCAGAAGCTCCTGTGCGGAGAAAAAGATGAGAGGAGAGTCATCTGTCTCCCTTGCCACCGATATCTGATAACCGATAAAATGGTATGGACAGAATCATTGTTTACCCTGCTCCAAAGCATTTTGAATCATAATGTTCATTTAACACAGAGTTCAGTTGATCATATTGTTTACCAGGCTCAGCAATTGGCCGAAATATTTTCGAATTCTCTGAAATTTGGGAACTTTTTGTTATGCTTAGTCAACAAATGTTCTCCGTTCTTGAAGCCTCACAAGCTTACATTGACTGAAGTagtcgagcaaaacaaaaccttTTTAGCCAGATCAATATTAGGAAAATTGGCTGGATTGTAG